In Bradyrhizobium guangdongense, the sequence CATGAAGCTGTCGGTCACGGCCTCGAGGGCGACTTCAATCGCAAGAAGACGTCTGCGTTCGCCGGCCTGATGGGACAGCAGGTCGCGGCCAAGGGCGTCACCGTGGTCGATGATGGCACCATTGCCTCGCGCCGCGGCTCGCTGTCGATCGACGACGAGGGCACGCCGACCAACCGCACCGTGCTGATCGAAGACGGCATCCTGGTCGGCTACATGCAGGACCGCCAGAACGCGCGGCTGATGAACATGAAGCCGACCGGCAACGGCCGTCGCCAGGGTTACGCCCATGTGCCGATGCCGCGCATGACCAACACCTACATGCTCGCGGGCGACCGCGACCCGGCCGAGATTCTCGCGTCGGTGAAGAACGGCGTGTTCGCCGCGAATTTCGGCGGCGGACAGGTCGACATCACCTCGGGCAAATACGTGTTCCAGTGCACCGAGGCCTACAAGATCGAGAACGGCAAGCTAGGCGCGCCGCTGAAGGGCGCCATGCTGATCGGCAACGGGCCGACCGACCTGCATCGCATCCGCATGATCGGCAACGATCTCGCGCTCGATACCGGTATCGGCACGTGCGGCAAGAACGGTCAGGGCGTGCCTGTCGGCGTCGGCCAGCCGTCGCTGCTGATGGAACGCATTACGGTGGGTGGAACGGGCGCATGAGCGTTGAGAAAGTGACTGGCAGCACCAAGCGGACAAGCAGCGGCTGGGCCGGGCAGATCGCGCAGCTCGCCGGCATCGTCGCCGCCGTTTTCATCGCCAAGGGTGCGCTGGCCGAGCCATTCTACGTGCCGTCAGGCTCGATGGAGCCGACGCTGCTGATCGGCGATGCGCTGCTGGCCTCGAAATTCCCCTATGGCTACGGCACCTCGTCGCTGCCGATCCAGATCAACCTGCCGGAGACGGGTCGTGTGTTCGCGGAGATGCCGAAGCAGGGCGACGTCGTGGTCTTCCGCTGGCCCGGTGATCGCTCGCAGGCCTGGGTCAAGCGCGTCGTCGGCTTGCCCGGCGACCGCATCCAGATGCGGCAAGGCCAGCTCTTCATCAACGACCGCCCCGCCGAATTGAAGCCGGATGGCGTTGGCGCTGCCGAGGACGACAATGGCGGCAGCGAGCCGGCCTATCGCTACGTGGAGACCCTGCCGAACGGCGTGTCGCACCTGATCTTCAAGATGCGCGACAACGGCCCGCTCGACAACACGACCGAGGTGATAGTGCCATCAGGCCATCTCTTCGTGCTCGGCGATAACAGAGACAACTCCGCCGACAGCCGCGTGCCGCTGCGCTCCGGCGGCGTCGGCCTGCTGCCGGTCGACAATCTCGTCGGCCGCGCCGACGCCGTGCTCGGCTCCTGGGATCTCGGCATGCGCGGCCAACCGGTCTGGACCTGGCTCTCCGGCTTCCGCCTCGCCCGGTTCTTCACCGCCGTGCACTGAGCTGATCGCAGGGTGAGCAAAGACGAGTTTCTTGCCCTCGCCCTGCGAAATCCCGTCAACGCCGCGGTGATCGATGAGCTCCACAGCCTCGCGCTGCCGGATGCGTGGCTGGTGGCGGGCTGTTTGGTTCAGACGGTCTGGAACGTGCTGACGGGCCGCGCCATCGATCACGGCATCTCCGACTACGACGCGTTCTATTTCGACCCCAACACCTCGTGGGAAGCTGAGGACACGGTGATCCGCACGCTGCATCGACGGCTCGGGCATCTCGGTGCAAAGATCGAGATCCGCAACCAGGCGCGCGTGCATTTGTGGTACCCGGGCAAGCACGGCCTACACTATCCAGCCCTGATGTGCGCGACTGACGGCATCGACCGCTTCCTTACGCAGAACACGCAAATCGGCGTGAGGCGCTCGGACAATGGTTATGAGGTCTACGCGCCGCACGGGTTCGACGACATCGAGCAATTGATCGTTCGGCCCAATCGTGCCCTGAATTTTTCCGCAGCGAATTACGCTGCGAAGGCGACGCGATGGAAGTCGTTATGGCCTGAGCTCACGGTGATTGCGGCGGAATGATCGGAGCTACCGCACCACGCCCGACGTGAACCCGGCCTTTCGCCGCGGCGGCTTGATCTCCTTTTTCAGGAAACAGCGCGCCTCACGCCCGGTATAGCCGGGACGGGCATAGGTAAAGGCGCGGCATTTGTTGTCGGCGGTGCATGCGGCCTTGCAGACCTCCTCGCCCTCGCCCTGCTTGAGGTCGAAATTGCGCAGATCGCCGCCGGGGCGATCGATCGAGGTCTCGACGCCCTCGACGCGCGGCTCGATCACGCCAGCGCCACGCACTCCGGAGATGCAGCAATTGGCGGGCTGTCGGGGCGGCACGGTATTCTTGAGCCAGCATACCGCCGCGGCGCCATCGATGTCAGGATAGGCGAAGCTCCACGCGCGACAACGGCGATCGCGTTCGCAGAGCAGCGCGCAGTCCTCGGGATCACCCGAGGTGACCGGCGTGTTGAAGTAATCGCCTCCGGGCCGGTCGAACGCCGTCTGGGCACGCGCCGGCCCGCTCACAAACGCGAGCGAAAGCAGCGTGACACATGCCACGACGCAAGCCGTGGCCTTTGCCATGACGGCACCAGGCAGGTGGCCCTTCCCCATCGAAACAGCTTTCGAGTTATTGACGGCGCTCAGGTTTTTCGGCCCGTCATTTGATCGCCGCAAACCTGTATGGGCGATGAACGGCCGAAAGCCCGATCGCAGGCCCATCTGCCAAGACGCATTTTCGGCCGAGGGGGACCCGGCTCGCATCAAAAAAGACGCGTCGAGACGTGAATCTAGAACGCGTATTCCGCATAGGCCGGTTCCACCGAGCCGTTCCAGGCGCCGTTGAACTTCTCGAGCATCTCCTCGGCCGGCGTCCGGCCGGAATCGATGATGCGATCGAGCGGCTCCAGATGCCGCGTTTCGTCACGACCGATCGCATCGATGCGGCCACGGCGGCGCAGTCCGGCATGTGCCAGAACGAGGCATTCCTTGGCGATTTCGAACAGATAACGGTCCTTGATCCGCGCTTTGAAACCGAATCGCGGCACGTCGTCGCGCAGGGCCTGACGCTCCGGTGCGGTCCAGTGCTTCACCAGATCCCAGGCGGCATCGAGCGCGGCGTTGTCATAGAGCAGCCCGGCCCAGAACGCCGACAGTGCCGGCAAACGGCCCCACGGGCCACCATCCGAACCGCGCATCTCGAGATAGCGCTTGAGCCGCACCTCCGGGAAGATCGTCGAAAGATGGTTGGCCCAGTCCGACAGCGTCGGACGTTCGCCGGGCAGATTGTTGTTGCGACCGTCGAAGAACGCGCGGAACGAGGAGCCCGACACGTCGATGTAATCGTCGCCGCGCTTGACGAAATACATGGGCACGTCGAGCGCATAGTCGACGTAGCGTTCAAAGCCCATGCCGTCCTCGAACGCCCACGGCATCATGCCGGCGCGGGCGTTATCGGTGTCGCGCCAGATCTCGGAGCGGAAGGACAGGAAGCCGTTCGGCTTGCCTTCGGTGAACGGCGAATTGGCAAACAGAGCGGTCGCGACCGGCTGAAGCGCCAGCGAAACGCGCAGCTTCTTGACCATGTCGGCTTCGGAGGAGAAGTCGAGATTGGTCTGCACCGTGCAGGTTCGGTACATCATGTCGAGGCCGTACTGGCCGACCTTCGGCATGTAGTTGGTCATGATCTTGTAGCGGCCCTTGGGCATCACAGGGATGTCGGCGCGCGACCAGGACGGCGTCATGCCGAGGCCGAGGAAACCGATGCCGAGCGGGGTCGCGATCTCGCGCACCTGCGCCAGATGCGCCATCAACTCGCTCTGGGTCTGGTGTACGGTCTCGACCGGCGCGCCTGACAGTTCGAACTGTCCACCGGGCTCGAGCGAGATCGCGCCGCCGCCGGTGACGTCGTACAGACCGATGATGTTGCCCTTCTCCATGATCGGCTCCCAGCCGAGCAGGAGCTTCATGCCTTCGAGCAACGCGCCGATGCCGCGCGCGCCTTCGTAAGGCACCGGACGATGGCCTTCGAGCGTGAACGGCGTTTTCTCGTGCTCGGTGCCCATGCGGAATTCGGATGGGTCCTTGCAGCCCGCCTCGAACCACGCGACGAGTTCGTCGCGCGATTGCAGCGGCGTCATATCGATCTGGTCTCGCGCCATATCAAACTCTAATCAGAAGCGCTTCGACCGAATGCGCCCAGGTGACGGGGATTGTCCGCGAACCCACCGGGCGCGCGGACGTGCTGGTTTGCCGCGCGATCATCGCGACGGCGAGCTTTCGTTGACGTTGACGACGGGCGGCAGCTTCATCTCGCCGCACGAGCAGCCCAGCCGGTCGAGCAGACCGCTGAGCTTGACGGCGTCGGCATCGGACAGTTTCGACCCGACATATTTCTCGATCGCAGCCGAATAGGCACCCCACATCCGCTTCTGCAGCTCGCGGCCGGCCTCCGTGATCTCGACGAACTGGCCGCGCTTGTCGATCTTGCATTCGCGCCTGCTGGCGAGCCCCTCATCGACCAGGCGGTCGATCAGTCGCGAGGTGGAGTATTGCGGGATCAGCATCTGCCGCTCGAGTTCCACCGGCCGCAGTTCGCCGCTCGGCGCGCGCGACAATTCGAGCAGCGCATCGTACCAGGCCAATGGCGGGAAGCCGGCCTTCTTCAGATCCTGCTCGACACAGTCGAGCACGCGGCTCTGTACCCGCATCAGGCGGATCCAGGCGCTGGTTGCCTCGGTCGATGGTTTGCGTTTCATGGTCCCGCCCAAACTCGTCGTCCGCTTCTTACCTCACTTGATGCAGCTGCATCAATCTTGACTATTTCATGCAGGTGCATGTAGGTGTTCTTTCGCCCCCACCAAGCGTCCAGAGGAGGAAATTCCATGAAACTGTATTATTCGCCCGGTGCCTGCTCGCTGTCCCCT encodes:
- a CDS encoding PAN domain-containing protein, encoding MGKGHLPGAVMAKATACVVACVTLLSLAFVSGPARAQTAFDRPGGDYFNTPVTSGDPEDCALLCERDRRCRAWSFAYPDIDGAAAVCWLKNTVPPRQPANCCISGVRGAGVIEPRVEGVETSIDRPGGDLRNFDLKQGEGEEVCKAACTADNKCRAFTYARPGYTGREARCFLKKEIKPPRRKAGFTSGVVR
- a CDS encoding nucleotidyltransferase family protein; the encoded protein is MSKDEFLALALRNPVNAAVIDELHSLALPDAWLVAGCLVQTVWNVLTGRAIDHGISDYDAFYFDPNTSWEAEDTVIRTLHRRLGHLGAKIEIRNQARVHLWYPGKHGLHYPALMCATDGIDRFLTQNTQIGVRRSDNGYEVYAPHGFDDIEQLIVRPNRALNFSAANYAAKATRWKSLWPELTVIAAE
- a CDS encoding MarR family winged helix-turn-helix transcriptional regulator — translated: MKRKPSTEATSAWIRLMRVQSRVLDCVEQDLKKAGFPPLAWYDALLELSRAPSGELRPVELERQMLIPQYSTSRLIDRLVDEGLASRRECKIDKRGQFVEITEAGRELQKRMWGAYSAAIEKYVGSKLSDADAVKLSGLLDRLGCSCGEMKLPPVVNVNESSPSR
- a CDS encoding glutamate--cysteine ligase; the encoded protein is MARDQIDMTPLQSRDELVAWFEAGCKDPSEFRMGTEHEKTPFTLEGHRPVPYEGARGIGALLEGMKLLLGWEPIMEKGNIIGLYDVTGGGAISLEPGGQFELSGAPVETVHQTQSELMAHLAQVREIATPLGIGFLGLGMTPSWSRADIPVMPKGRYKIMTNYMPKVGQYGLDMMYRTCTVQTNLDFSSEADMVKKLRVSLALQPVATALFANSPFTEGKPNGFLSFRSEIWRDTDNARAGMMPWAFEDGMGFERYVDYALDVPMYFVKRGDDYIDVSGSSFRAFFDGRNNNLPGERPTLSDWANHLSTIFPEVRLKRYLEMRGSDGGPWGRLPALSAFWAGLLYDNAALDAAWDLVKHWTAPERQALRDDVPRFGFKARIKDRYLFEIAKECLVLAHAGLRRRGRIDAIGRDETRHLEPLDRIIDSGRTPAEEMLEKFNGAWNGSVEPAYAEYAF
- the lepB gene encoding signal peptidase I, with translation MSVEKVTGSTKRTSSGWAGQIAQLAGIVAAVFIAKGALAEPFYVPSGSMEPTLLIGDALLASKFPYGYGTSSLPIQINLPETGRVFAEMPKQGDVVVFRWPGDRSQAWVKRVVGLPGDRIQMRQGQLFINDRPAELKPDGVGAAEDDNGGSEPAYRYVETLPNGVSHLIFKMRDNGPLDNTTEVIVPSGHLFVLGDNRDNSADSRVPLRSGGVGLLPVDNLVGRADAVLGSWDLGMRGQPVWTWLSGFRLARFFTAVH